Sequence from the Procambarus clarkii isolate CNS0578487 chromosome 2, FALCON_Pclarkii_2.0, whole genome shotgun sequence genome:
TTTGCCTCTGGGTACTTTCCCCCTTGGTCCATTTGCCTCTGGGTACTTTCCCCCTTCGTCCATTTGCCTCTGGGTACTTTCCCCCTTGGTCCATTTGCCTCTGGGTACTTTCCCGCTTGGTCCATTTGCCTCTGGGTACTTTCCCCCTTGGTCCATTTGCCTCTGGGTACTTTCCCCCTTGGTCCATTTGCCTCTGGGTACTTTCCCCCTTGGTCCATTTGCCTCTGGGTACTTTCCCCCTTGGTCCGTTTGCCTCTGGGTACTTTCCCCCTTGGCCCGTTTGCCTCTGGGTACTTTCCCCCTTGGCCCGTTTGCCTCTGGGTACTTTCCCCCTTGGCCCGTTtgcctctgggtacttcccccctTGGCCCGTTTGCCTCTGGGTACTTTCCCCCTTGGCCCGTTTGCCTCTGGGTACTTTCCCCCTTGGCCCGTTTGCCTCTGGGTACTTTCCCCCTTGGCCCGTTTGCATCTGGGTACTTACCCCTTGGCCCGTTTGCCTCTGGGTACATACCCCTTGGCCCATTTGCCTCTGGTGACTGCCCCCTTGGCCCATTTGCCTCTGGTGACTGCCCCCTTGGCCCATTTGCCTCTGGTGACTGCCCCCCTCGGCCCATTTGCCTCTGGTGACTGCCCCCCTCGGCCCATTTGCCTCTGGTGACTGCCCCCTTGGCCCATTTGCCTCTGGTGACTGCCCCCTTGGCCCATTTGCCTCTGGTGACTGCCCCCTTGGCCCATTTGCCTCTGGTGACTGCCCCCTTGGCCCATTTGCCTCTGGTGACTGCCCCCTTGGCCCATTTGCCTCTGGTGACTGCCCCCTTGGCCCATTTGCCTCTGGTGACTGCCCCCTTGGCCCATTTGCCTCTGGTGACTGCCCCCTTGGCCCATTTGCCTCTGGTGACTGCCCCCTTGGCCCATTTGCCTCTGGTGACTGCCCCCTTGGCCCATTTGCCTCTGGTGACTGCCCCCTTGGCCCATTTGCCTCTGGTGACTGCCCCCTTGGCCCATTTGCCTCTGGTGACTGCCCCCTTGGCCCATTTGCCTCTGGTGACTGCCCCCTTGGCCCATTTGCCTCTGGTGACTGCCCCCTCGGCCCATTTGCCTCTGGTGACTGCCCCCTCGGCCCATTTGCCTCTGGTGACTGCCCCCTCGGCCCATTTGCCTCTGGTGACTGCCCCCTCGGCCCATTTGCCTCTGGTGACTGCCCCCTCGGCCCATTTGCCTCTGGTGACTGCCCCCTCGGCCCATTTGCCTCTGGTGACTGCCCCCTGGGCCCATTTGCCTCTGGTGACTGCCCCCTGGGCCCATTTGCCTCTGGTGACTGCCCCCTCGGCCCATTTGCCTCTGGTGACTGCGCCCCTCGGCCCATTTGCCTCTGGTGACTGCGCCCCTCGGCCCATTTGCCTCTGACTGCGCCCCTCGGCCCATTTGCCTCTGGTGACTGCGCCCCTCGGCCCATTTGCCTCTGGTGACTGCGCCCCTCGGCCCATTTGCCTCTGGTGACTGCGCCCCTCGGCCCATTTGCCTCTGGTGACTGCCCCCCTCGGCCCATTTGCCTCTGGTGACTGCCCCCCTCGGCCCATTTGCCTCTGGTGACTGCCCCCCTCGGCCCATTTGCGTCTGGTGACTGCCCCCCTCGGCCCATTTGCCTCTGGTGACTGCGCCCCTCGGCCCATTTGCCTCTGGTGACTGCGCCCCTCGGCCCATTTGCCTCTGGTGACTGCCCCCCTCGGCCCATTTGCCTCTGGTGACTGCCCCCCTCGGCCCATTTGCCTCTGGTGACTGCCCCCCTCGGCCCATTTGCCTCTGGTGACTGCCCCCCTCGGCCCATTTGCGTCTGGTGACTGCCCCCCTCGGCCCATTTGCCTCTGGTGACTGCCCCCCTCGGCCCATTTGCCTCTGGTGACTGCCCCCCTCGGCCCATTTGCCTCTGGTGACTGCCCCCCTCGGCCCATTTGCCTCTGGTGACTGCCCCCCTCGGCCCATTTGCCTCTGGTGACTGCCCCCCTCGGCCCATTTGCCTCTGGTGACTGCCCCCCTCGGCCCATTTGCCTCTGGTGACTGCCCCCCTCGGCCCATTTGCCTCTGGTGACTGCCCCCCTCGGCCCATTTGCCTCTGGTGACTGCCCCCCTCGGCCCATTTGCCTCTGGTGACTGCCCCCCTCGGCCCATTTGCCTCTGGTGACTGCCCCCCTCGGCCCATTTGCCTCTGGTGACTGCCCCCCTCGGCCCATTTGCCTCTGGTGACTGCCCCCCTCGGCCCATTTGCCTCTGGTGACTGCCCCCCTCGGCCCATTTGCCTCTGGTGACTGCCCCCCTCGGCCCATTTGCCTCTGGTGACTGCCCCCCTCGCCCCATTTGCCTCTGGTGACTGCCCCCCTCGGCCCATTTGCCTCTGGTGACTGCCCCCCTCGGCCCATTTGCCTCTGGTGACTGCCCCCTCGGCCCATTTGGCCCTGGGCGCTGCCGCCCCCTTTGACCCGTTTGGCCCTGGGCGCTGCCGCCCCCTTTGACCCTGGGCGCTGCCGCCCCCTTTGACCCTGGGCGCTGCCGCCCCCTTTGACCCGTTTGGCCCTGGGCGCTGCCGCCCCCTTTGACCCTGGGCGCTGCCGCCCCCTTTGACCCTGGGCGCTGCCGCCCCCTTTGACCCTGGGCGCTGCCGCCCCCTTTGACCCTGGGCGCTGCCGCCCCCTTTGACCCTGGGCGCTGCCGCCCCCTTTGACCCTGGGCGCTGCCGCCCCCTTTGACCCTGGGCGCTGCCGCCCCCTTTGACCCTGGGCGCTGCCGCCCCCTTTGACCCTGGGCGCTGCCGCCCCCTTTGACCCTGGGCGCTGCCGCCCCCTTTGACCCTGGGCGCTGCCCCCCCCTTTGGCTCTGGGCGCTGCCGCCCCTTTGACCCTGGGCGCTGCCGCCCCCTTTGGCCCTGGGCGCTGCCGCCCCCTTTGGCCCTGGGCGCTGCCGCCCCCTTTGGCCCTGGGCGCTGCCGCCCCCTTTGGCCCTGGGCGCTGCCGCCCCCTTTGGCCCTGGGCGCTGCCGCCCCCTTTGACCCCTTTGACCCCTTTGGCCCTGGGCGCTGCCGCCCCCTTTGACCCATTTGGCCCTGGGCACTGCCCCTTTGGCCTTGTTTACTCGGGTACTCCCATCTGACTGGTATGACCCCCTTTGACCCTATTGGCTGGAGAACTCAAGCGTGACCCATGTGGATGTGGGTACTCTGTACTCTTGACCCATTTGGCTCTGGGTGCTCTGTACCCTGGACCCATTTGGTCCTTGGCCCCATTTAACCCTGGGTGATCTGTACTTTGGACAGGTCTAATTTGGCCCTGGGCTGTTTTTCTCCTCTAGACCCATTTGACCCTTTGGCTTTTATTCCTGTACCCATTTAGGTTCCTTCTTGAGgtgatcttgatgatttcggggcctagcgtccccgcggcccggtcctcgaccaggcctcctttttttttttttttacatccccccaggaagcagccagtagcagcagtcttaactcccaggtacctatttactgctaccttgaggtgattttggGGCTCTGTGACCCCACtacccggttgtcgaccaggcctcctcgttgctggactggtcaaccaggctgttggacgcggctgctcgcagcctggcatTCAAGGTACagcgtggttgatcaggtatcctttggaggcgcttatccagttctctcttgaacactgtgagaggtcggccagttatgccccttacgtgcaggggaagcgtgttgaacagtcttgggcctctgatgttgatagttctcttgagtccctgttgcacctctgctcttcaatggggtattctgcacatcctgccatgccttctggtctcatgtggtgctgtgttgtctcAGGTGTTGTGCTagttaacagggacatcagggtgaaagacactgcccaattttgtttccgcctccactggaaTCAAACTCGaaccctcaggactacgaatccaaagcactgtccactcaactgtcaggCCCCAAGAGGGTCCCCTTCTTCCCTTAAGACCCTCTTGGGTCCCCTAGGGGTCCTTTCTTCCCTGTGGATCCTCTAGGGGTCCCCTGGGAGGTCTTCTTCCCCGTGGATCCTCTAGGGTCCCCTGGGAGGTCTTCTTCCCTATGGATCCTCTTGGGTCCCCAGGGAGGACCTTTCTAACCTGTAGACCCTCTAGGGTCCTCTAGGAGGTTCTTTCTTCCCTGTGGATCCTCGAGGGTCCCCTGGGAGGACCTTTCTAACCTGTAGACCCTCTAGGGTTCCATGGGAGGACCTTTCTTCCCTTAAGATCCTCTTGGGTCCCCTGGCAGGTCCTTCTCTGTGGATCCTCTTGGGTCCCCTGGAGGGGGGTTCGTTTCTTCCTTCTGGGTCTCCTGTGGGTCCTTTGTTCCCTCTGGACACATTTAGCCCCAGCACCCTCCCACATTCCCATTAGGATCTAAAGACTTATCTGTACAGTACCTTATTCATCAAGGCCTAGACGTCTGCCAGGAAGGGCCTTTAACTTCTGACTCCTAGATGGCTCATTTTACTCTGGGCTTTTTTTTTATCCCTTCCTAGGCCTCCTTGATCCCCCCCTAGGCCTCCTTGATCCCCCTAGGCCTCCTTGATCCCCACCTAGGCCTCCTTGATCCCCACCTAGGCCTCCTTGATCTCCACCTAGGCCTCCTTGATCCCCACCTAGGCCTCCTTGATCCCCCCTAGGCCTCCTTGATCCCCACCTAGGCCTCCTTGATCCCCACCTAGGCCTCCTTGATCCCCCCTAGGCCTCCTTGATCCCCCCCTAGGCCTCCTTGATCCCCCCCTAGGCCTCCTTGATCCCCCCCTAGGCCTCCTTGATCCCCCCCTAGGCCTCCTTGATCCCCCCCTAGGCCTCCTTGATCCCCCCCTAGGCCTCCTTGATCCCCCCTAGGCCTCCTTGATCCCCCCCTAGGCCTCCTTGATCCCCCCCTAGGCCTCCTTGATCCCCCCCTAGGCCTCCTTGATCCCCCCTAGGCCTCCTTGATCCCCCCCTAGGCCTCCTTGATCCCCCCTAGGCCTCCTTGATCCCCCCCTAGGCCTCCTTGATCCCCCCTAGGCCTCCTTGATCCCCCCCTAGGCCTCCTTGATCCCCCCTAGGCCTCCTTGATCCCCCCCTAGGCCTCCTTGATCCCCCCCTAGGCCTCCTTGATCCCCCCCTAGGCCTCCTTGATTCCCCCCTAGGCCTCCTTGATTCCCCCCTAGGCCTCCTTGATTCCCCCCTAGGCCTCCTTGATCCCCCCCTAGGCCTCCTTGATCCCCCCCTAGGCCTCCTTGATCCCCCCTAGGCCTCCTTGATCCCCCCTAGGCCTCCTTGATCCCCCTAGGCCTCCTTGATCCCCCTAGGCCTCCTTGATCCCCTTAGGCCTCCTTGATCCCCCCCTAGGCCGCCTTGATCCCCCCCTAGGCCGCCTTGATCCCCCCCTAGGCCGCCTTGATCCCCCCCTAGGCCGCCTTGATCCCCCCCTGGGCCGCCTTGATCCTCCCCTAGGCCGCCTTGATCCCCCCCTAGGCCTCCTTGATCCCCCCCTAGGCCTCCTTGATCCCCCCCTAGGCCTCCTTGATCCCCCCTAGGCCTCCTTGATCCCCCCTAGGCCTCCTTGATCCCCCCTAGGCCTCCTTGATCCCCCCTTAGGCCTCCTTGATCCCCCCTTAGGCCTCCTTGATCCCCCCCTAGGCCTCCTTGATCCCCCCCTAGGCCTTCCTCGATCCCCCCTAGGCCTTCCTCGATCCCCCCTAGGCCTTCCTCGATCCCCCCTAGGCCTCCTCGATCCCTCCCTACCTAGACCTCCTCGATCCCCCCACTTAGGCCTCCTGGATTGCCCCCCCTCCACCTAGGCCTCCtggatctcctcccccccccacctaggCCTCCTGGATCTCCTCCCCCCACCTAGGCCTCCTGGATCtcctccccacccacctaggcTCCTGgatctctccccccacacctagGCCTCCCggatctctctcccccacccactcctAGGCCTCAcggatctctccccccccccaacccacacCTAGGCCTCCtggatctctccccccccccacccacacctagGCCTCCtggatctctccccccccccacccacacctagGCCTCCTGgatctctccccccccacccacacctagGCCTCCtggatctctcccccccccacccacacctagGCCTCCtggatctctccccccccccacccacacctagGCCTCCTGgatctctccccccccacccacacctagGCCTCCTGGatctctcccccccacccacacctagGCCTCCTGGATCTCTCCCCACCTAGGCCTCCTGGATCTCCCCCCACCTAGGCCTCctggatctcccccccccccacctaggcCTCctggatctccccccccccacctaggcCTCctggatctccccccccccacctaggcCTCCTGGATCTCCCCCCCACCTAGGCCTCCtagatctcccccccccacctaggCCTCCtggatttcccccccccccacctaggcCTCCTGGATCTCCCCCCCACCTAGGCCTTCtggatttccccccccccccacctaggcCTCTTTGATCCCCCACCTAGGCTTCCATGACCCCCCCTAGGCTTCCTTGCTACCCTAGCACCATATttatgcccgaaatgctttgcgtaatagtggctttaggcattgtatgtactggctctacctataagtcaaccaatctttgtaaaaatttcttgtatgtatgtaccttacctaaataaacattttattttttttattttttattatttccttGACTAGACCCCAGTAATAATGTGTGTAGTCAGCCTTTGGACCCTGGGGTACCCGTCACATGGAATGAGAGCAGACAACTTGAAACGCGAACTCATTTATCTTTGATTCCCTGTACAGGGTATAACTACTGGACCCCTTTGATTCAGTAGTCTCTTGTACCCTTGAACCACTACCTTGATCAATATCTTGACCCCTCCCCTGGCCCTAGCCATTAATTAATGGGACCTAATATATAGTGGATAAATGGCGTATCTGTATCCACTAGATCCTTAGTGCCATTGTGATATACCTTAGAGCCCCTGGATTCCCTGGCCCTCTGGGCCCCCTGGATTCCCTGGCCCTCTGGGCCCCCTGGGTTCCCTGGCCCTCTGGGCCCCCTGGATTCCCTGGCCCTCTGGGCCCCCTGGATTCCCTGGCCCTCTGGGCCCCTTGGATTCCCTGACCCTCTGGGCCCCCTGGATTCCCTGGCCCTCTGGGCCCCCTGGATTCCCTGGCCCTCTGGGCCCCCTGGATTCCCTGGCCCTCTGGGCCCCCTGGATTCCCTGGCCCTCTGGGCCCCCTGGATTCCCTGGCCCTCTGGGCCCCCTGGATTCCCTGGCCCTCTGGGCCCCCTGGATTCCCTGGCCCTCTGGGCCCCCTGGATTCCCTGGCCCTCTGGGCCCCCTGGATTCCCTGGCCCTCTGGGCCCCCTGGATTCCCTGGCCCTCTGGGCCCCCTGGATTCCCTGGCCCTCTGGGCCCCCTGGATTCCCTGGCCCTCTGGGCCCCCTGGATTCCCTGGCCCTCTGGGCCCCCTGGATTCCCTGGCCCTCTGGGCCCCCTGGATTCCCTGGCCCTCTGGGCCCCCTGGATTTCCTGGCCCTCTGGGCCCTCTGGGCCCCCTGGATTCCCTGGCCCTCTGGGCCCCCTGGATTTCCTGGCCCTCTGGGCCCCCTGGATTCCCTGACCCTCTGGGCCCCCTGGATTCCCTGGCCCTCTGGGCCCCCTGGATTCCCTGGCCCTCTGGACCCCCTGGATTTCCTGGCCCTCTGGGCCCCCTGGATTCCCTGGCCCTCTGGGCCCCCTGGATTCCCTGGCCCTCTGGGCCCCCTGGATTTCCTGGCCCTCTGGGCCCCCTGGATTCCCTGGCCCTCTGGGCCCCCTGGATTCCCTGGCCCTCTGGGCCCCCTGGATTTCCTGGCCCTCTGGGCCCCCTGGATTTCCTGGCCCTCTGGGCCCCCTGGATTTCCTGGCCCTCTGGGCCCCCTGGATTCCCTGACCCTCTCTGAGTCCTCCATGGGTCTGCTggttctcgcccccccccccctgtgtttgctggctctctgccccccccccccccttttgtctGCTGGCACCTTACTGGGTCTCCTGGGTCCAGTGGCCCTCTAAGCCCATTGGGTCCACTGGCTCTCTGGGCCCCCTGAGTCAGCTGGCCAGAAAGAGCATCGTCATGTTAACTCAAACACCCAACGTGTGGATGGAATTCAATCCCAAGTCGTAAATGAAATGACAGATGCACTATGCCTACCACTGAAACACCTTTTCAGAAAATCTCGAGAGCAAGTGATAATTCCCCTGGATTGGAAATGTCCAAATGTTGAAATATCTAAATCAcgtcacacagcaccgctcctgtgccagataagtccactacgggctcaccatagcccgtgctacttgccctgctccagtgcaggtaagctacgggctcaccatagcctgtgctacttggaacttgttccaagtagcacaagtAACTTGGAACACAAGTAGTTCTTGGAACACAAGTACAAGTTCCAAgtaacttggaacttgttccaagtagctgaatcgataacaaccaccaccaccaaatggtGCCCCCCTATCTTCAAAAAAAAGGCAGAGAGCTCAACATATAACTACTGTCCTATCAGCTTGACTTCATACATCTGCTAGCTCACGGAGAGAATCCCATGGGAGGGAATAATTTACCGTCTCGGTGAATAAACTATACAATCAATTCCTATAGGTTTGTTAAATAGATCCTGCTTTGCAAAGTTGCTTATGCTTTTGGAAACTAACCAGCTATTCAAATGACTTCCAAtagatgtatatactgtactgtacatggacTTTGCTAAAACTTTTGATGCAGTACCCAATGAGACTAACATTGGATATTataggcacatggaataaatggtggAATACTAGAATGAATAAAACAttggttaaaacaaagaaagcaaAGGGGGTGTCCTAAACAAATGTATCCCACTTGAGAAATGTGATGAGTGGGGTACAAGGGTCCATTTTGGGATGTCAAGTGAAAATGAGATCGAGGCCTTAAAAAAATCTACATAAACTCCTTGaaaggtcagaagactggcaaatgctttttaatatcagaaaatgcaagaaattgcATGTGGGATAAATTTAACATCACCTTGCAGCAGTGATGAAGAAAATGTCCTTGGAATCAGAATCTATCACAATGGAAGTTGTACAAGAAGTGGAAGCTGCAGGAAAATTTGCAAACCTAACCCTAGGAATAATAAAGCAAAACATTTGACTGAAAAGAAGGCAGTTATTCATctctataaatctctggtgcttcACTTCAATTATTGTAGTGAAAAATCTCACTTCAATTGTATCCAAGCAAGAGACCTTGCCTTTGAAAAGACGTGGCTGCACCAGAGAAAGTTCAACACTGGGCAACGAAATTCATTCAAGAACTAAATCACTCATAGCAGGAATGGTTAAAGGTCACAGGGGTTAATGGTCACTGCAAACAGGACGTGACAGAGCTGATCTCATCAAATCTTTTGGaggatactgaacaatttggagggtactgacccagacagcttcaaaAGGCCAGATGTAACAAACGAGGAGTAATGGTTTTAAgtgcaacaagccacaatgtaggacaaaaAACAAGTGACTTTtatccatagggttataaacctatTGAACTGCGTACCAGCCATAGTTGTAAATGCCAAAATACAGCTGAATTTTAAAATTCAGCTCGatgaaatcatcaggacaaatggggggggggggacctctgaCAAGCTTTCGGCTAACTTTCCTCATACAGGCCTCAGGAAAATTCAGAAACTTGCACGAAATGCTTTAATATCACtggtttgtactcgcctatttgggcttgcagggtttgagttttggctccttgggtcctgcctttcagtcaatcaactgatgttcaggctcctgagcctattgggttcttatgatatctacatttgaaactttgtatggagtcttcCTCCACTAGATCAATGCCTACTACATTCCATTTAACTACTGACATGATAAATGTTCTGACTCATTTGGATACTCGGTTCCCACATGTGTATATATCACGTGTTAAATAGTGTCCCCTTTTAAATATTGGGAGTCCAGTACATTTGTTCCTCATGTAAATTCagaatcttgcatggaatgcatgtTATTGTGTCTGGTCTTTAGCTTTGTGCTTCATGTcctcttaaaaaaaaatttaaaaatttaaaaattaaaaattgtCCTTCCCAGATCACTTGTAGCTATCCAGTCTCTAATTTAATGTTGAACACTATCGTTAATAGGTAACACAAGATCTCTGCAGCGTCCGTCAGTAACCATGGTGATGCATGGGTCTGCTTGTACTGCCTTTGCTATGTCCAGTTCCTACAGGTGTCCTTTTACGTCCTGTACAGTAATGTCAATTCTATCTAGTTTCTGGTAATTTATTTTCCAATTTGGGTATCAATCTGGTTCCAGTTTGGAACCACTCGTCAAGTTCTTTACACAGTTCAGTTGTCTTTCTCCAAGCGTGTTCCTTCCTATTCCCGCAACCTGATCACATGGTCTCAGACAATTGTTTTCTCCATGTATGGCTGTGCAATACTGTACACTGAAGGAAGAAATTTGTCACCTTCATTTACAACTTCAGTGGAAATAACAGATccttgtggccaccaccaccaccccctacaaTACCACTTACGACACCAGTATATcaatgggcctcgtagcctggtggatagcgcgcaggactcgtaattctgtggcgcgggttcgattccctcacgaggcagaaacaaatgggcaaagtttctttcaccctgaatgcccctgttacctagcagtaaataggtacctgggagttagtcagctgtcacgggctgcttcctgggggtggaggcctggtcgaggaccgggccgcagggacactaaaaagccccgaaatcatctcaagataacctcaagataagatggccTTATTTTGTTGCAAGATGGCAT
This genomic interval carries:
- the LOC123762397 gene encoding S-antigen protein-like gives rise to the protein MEDSERVRESRGPRGPGNPGGPEGQEIQGAQRARKSRGPRGPGNPGGPEGQGIQGAQRARKSRGPRGPGNPGGPEGQGIQGAQRARKSRGSRGPGNPGGPEGQGIQGAQRVRESRGPRGPGNPGGPEGQGIQGAQRAQRARKSRGPRGPGNPGGPEGQGIQGAQRARESRGPRGPGNPGGPEGQGIQGAQRARESRGPRGPGNPGGPEGQGIQGAQRARESRGPRGPGNPGGPEGQGIQGAQRARESRGPRGPGNPGGPEGQGIQGAQRARESRGPRGSGNPRGPEGQGIQGAQRARESRGPRGPGNPGGPEGQGIQGAQRARESRGSKVYHNGTKDLVDTDTPFIHYILGPIN